One Dermacentor andersoni chromosome 6, qqDerAnde1_hic_scaffold, whole genome shotgun sequence genomic window carries:
- the LOC126521537 gene encoding beta-1,3-galactosyltransferase 5-like, with product MPLCCCASGKKTKCNWVWTFSCTCSLAAVVMTVVIYFRDRRVSGEVYPGYVVESAAFNAPFRLPRSGAYRMATASGKLLIQPPEGACAKAFAGDNGSAPREGYVVVVHSAPHHFEHRSAIRATWARDVSMPLNSGNVRIDALVLFAMGRPGTSPLQHQTQVRIATEAALHQDIIQGSFPGTFSASLPLNAIMLKWVSVACPQASYVVKVSDDSFVNMQLLRETLGAAQLRSSVVYAHIYRKPSVWNGHKLSFIRDNICVPCGYAMSGDTVLDLLNRTTRGGFTSVEHLFWNATQDRVAPLRLVNMQAFSTTRGAGSSPFPCGVRDAIASHHLSAGDMHEAWKVLHNGTASCADKRTESELREP from the exons GGCAAGAAGACAAAGTGCAACTGGGTGTGGACTTTCAGCTGCACCTGTTCGCTGGCGGCCGTCGTCATGACGGTGGTCATTTACTTCCGAGACCGACGCGTGAGCGGCGAGGTGTACCCAGGCTACGTGGTCGAGAGCGCCGCGTTCAACGCGCCGTTTCGGTTGCCGCGAAGTGGCGCCTACCGGATGGCGACGGCGTCCGGCAAATTGCTTATTCAGCCACCCGAGGGCGCCTGTGCCAAGGCGTTTGCCGGAGACAACGGCAGCGCCCCCCGGGAGGGTTACGTGGTCGTAGTGCACTCGGCGCCGCATCACTTCGAGCACAG GTCCGCCATTAGAGCGACGTGGGCCAGGGACGTCAGCATGCCTTTGAACAGTGGCAATGTCAGAATCGACGCCCTGGTGCTTTTTGCCATGGGCAGGCCCGGTActtcaccgctgcagcatcaGACTCAGGTCAGAATTGCCACAGAAGCGGCCCTACACCAGGACATTATCCAGGGCTCCTTTCCCGGCACCTTCAGTGCGTCTCTGCCGCTCAACGCTATCATGCTCAAGTGGGTGTCCGTAGCGTGCCCGCAAGCGAGCTATGTCGTCAAGGTTTCAGACGACTCCTTCGTCAACATGCAACTGCTACGCGAGACCCTCGGGGCCGCACAGCTTCGCAGCTCTGTCGTCTACGCTCATATCTACCGCAAGCCATCGGTGTGGAACGGCCACAAACTGTCGTTCATCAGGGACAACATCTGCGTACCATGTGGCTACGCGATGAGCGGTGACACGGTGCTCGATCTCCTGAACCGGACGACACGCGGTGGCTTCACTAGCGTCGAGCATCTCTTCTGGAATGCCACTCAGGACCGCGTCGCACCGCTGAGGCTCGTTAACATGCAGGCGTTCTCCACCACTCGCGGTGCGGGTTCGAGCCCTTTTCCGTGCGGCGTAAGGGACGCCATAGCGAGCCATCACTTGAGCGCGGGCGACATGCACGAGGCCTGGAAGGTGTTGCACAATGGCACAGCATCGTGCGCCGACAAACGCACTGAATCGGAACTACGTGAGCCATAG